A single region of the Candidatus Methanoperedens sp. genome encodes:
- a CDS encoding peptidylprolyl isomerase: MTIEKGDFIRVSYSGKTDEGRIFDTTEEDVAKANNIYNEKGKYGGDVVIVGAKHTIAGLDEDFVGKEAGYKGSVTIPPEKAFGQRNPELIENIPAHKFDKKVQVGMPVEVEGRPGFVIRAIGRMVQVDFNRFLAGQTVTYDYEIKEKIEDDEGKIKGLIGLYVGKDLPVQLNDGTATVEIEPEMTYSQRWLMSKRQIAREVIDNTGIKEIIYTEKYNKEILEPKNSE; the protein is encoded by the coding sequence ATGACTATTGAGAAAGGCGATTTTATAAGAGTTTCATATTCCGGAAAAACGGATGAAGGCCGTATTTTTGATACGACTGAAGAAGATGTTGCAAAAGCAAACAACATTTATAATGAAAAGGGGAAATACGGCGGAGATGTCGTTATAGTAGGTGCAAAGCATACAATTGCAGGATTGGATGAGGATTTTGTGGGAAAAGAAGCTGGATACAAAGGCAGCGTGACGATCCCTCCTGAGAAAGCATTCGGCCAGAGGAATCCTGAACTTATAGAAAACATACCTGCACACAAATTCGATAAAAAAGTACAGGTCGGAATGCCAGTAGAGGTTGAGGGCCGCCCGGGATTTGTAATAAGAGCAATCGGCAGGATGGTGCAGGTTGACTTTAACAGGTTCCTTGCAGGGCAGACCGTAACATACGACTATGAAATAAAAGAGAAAATCGAAGATGACGAGGGCAAGATAAAAGGTCTTATCGGGTTATATGTCGGAAAGGACCTGCCTGTCCAGTTAAATGATGGTACGGCAACAGTTGAGATCGAGCCTGAGATGACATATAGCCAGAGATGGCTCATGTCCAAAAGGCAGATCGCACGTGAAGTGATCGATAATACCGGAATCAAAGAAATAATTTACACTGAGAAATATAACAAGGAAATATTAGAGCCAAAAAATAGTGAATAA